In one window of Bos javanicus breed banteng chromosome 24, ARS-OSU_banteng_1.0, whole genome shotgun sequence DNA:
- the SOCS6 gene encoding suppressor of cytokine signaling 6 yields MKKISLKTFRKSFNLSKSKEDAEFMVVQQPALAGDFGKEESLFGSCYGKEMAGCELHGEDEKGGGKNRAKSESLMGTLKRRLSAKQKAKGKGGAAAGGAADEDTFSSSSAPLVFKDARAPRPMRSTSLRSHHYSPTPWPLRPTASEETCIRMEVRVKALVHSPGTGPALNGVRKDFGELRPAAEPACPCPEPPAAPGSPAPVAGDLRLRLGEHVPVVLGLLPQDYLPYTVPLDGSSPMEVSAVPPPPAAGGPCPARRDEDAGRPAPELFGDPPVGGLLAGPAAGVLPSPRAGPDDGPPLSPLLPPLQTDPSQRTFTGLAGPDAHAADSVRCHLNFDPTSAPGVARVYDSVQSSGPLAVTSLTEELKKLAKQGWYWGPITRWEAEGKLANVPDGSFLVRDSSDDRYLLSLSFRSHGKTLHTRIEHSNGRFSFYEQPDVEGHTSIVDLIEHSIRDSENGAFCYSRSRLPGSATYPVRLTNPVSRFMQVRSLQYLCRFVIRQYTRIDLIQKLPLPNKMKDYLQEKHY; encoded by the coding sequence ATGAAGAAGATCAGCCTTAAGACCTTCCGGAAATCTTTCAATTTGAGTAAGAGCAAAGAAGACGCAGAATTCATGGTCGTACAACAGCCAGCACTAGCCGGCGACTTTGGCAAAGAGGAGTCCTTGTTCGGGAGCTGCTACGGGAAGGAGATGGCCGGCTGCGAGCTGCACGGCGAGGACGAAAAGGGCGGCGGCAAGAACCGGGCCAAGAGCGAGAGCCTCATGGGCACGCTGAAGAGGCGGCTGAGCGCCAAGCAGAAGGCCAAGGGCAAGGGGGGCGCGGCGGCGGGGGGCGCGGCGGATGAGGACACCTTCTCGTCGTCGTCGGCGCCGCTGGTGTTCAAGGACGCGCGGGCGCCGCGGCCCATGCGCTCCACGTCACTGCGCAGCCACCACTACAGCCCCACGCCCTGGCCGCTGCGGCCCACCGCCTCGGAGGAGACGTGCATCCGGATGGAGGTGCGGGTCAAGGCGCTGGTGCACTCGCCCGGCACAGGCCCGGCTCTCAACGGCGTGCGCAAGGACTTCGGAGAGCTCCGCCCGGCGGCCGAGCCCGCCTGCCCGTGCCCGGAGCCACCCGCCGCGCCCGGGAGCCCGGCGCCTGTGGCTGGGGACCTGCGCCTGCGTCTGGGCGAGCACGTGCCTGTGGTCCTGGGCCTGCTGCCTCAGGACTACCTCCCGTACACCGTGCCTTTGGACGGCTCCTCCCCGATGGAGGTCTCGGCCGTCCCGCCGCCCCCGGCCGCCGGGGGCCCCTGCCCCGCCCGCCGCGACGAGGACGCCGGGCGCCCAGCGCCCGAGCTCTTCGGCGACCCGCCGGTGGGCGGCCTGCTGGCGGGCCCCGCGGCGGGGGTGCTGCCGAGCCCTCGGGCGGGCCCTGACGACGGCCCCCCCCTCTCCCCGCTGCTACCTCCGCTGCAGACCGATCCGAGCCAAAGGACCTTCACCGGGCTGGCCGGCCCGGATGCCCACGCGGCCGACAGCGTGCGCTGCCACTTGAATTTTGACCCCACCTCAGCTCCCGGGGTGGCCAGGGTGTACGACTCGGTGCAGAGCAGCGGCCCCCTGGCGGTGACCAGCCTGACGGAGGAGCTCAAGAAGCTGGCCAAGCAGGGCTGGTACTGGGGGCCCATCACGCGCTGGGAGGCAGAGGGCAAGCTGGCCAACGTGCCCGACGGCTCCTTCCTGGTGCGGGACAGCTCAGACGACCGCTACCTGCTCAGCCTGAGCTTCCGCTCGCACGGCAAGACCCTGCACACCCGGATCGAGCACTCGAACGGCCGGTTCAGCTTCTACGAGCAGCCGGACGTAGAGGGGCACACGTCCATCGTGGACCTAATCGAGCACTCCATCAGGGACTCGGAGAACGGCGCCTTCTGCTACTCGCGCTCGCGCCTGCCGGGCTCCGCCACCTACCCGGTGCGGCTCACCAACCCGGTGTCGCGCTTCATGCAGGTGCGCTCGCTGCAGTACCTGTGCCGCTTCGTCATCCGCCAGTACACCCGGATAGACCTGATCCAGAAGCTGCCCCTGCCCAACAAAATGAAGGATTACCTACAGGAGAAGCACTACTGA